A section of the Pseudovibrio sp. M1P-2-3 genome encodes:
- a CDS encoding alpha/beta fold hydrolase: MLELPNTTVIEGNAVRWGSCGEGPPLVVLHGTPFSSQVWRRIIPQFTDCRKVYYFDLVGYGQSEMRAEQDVSLAVQNRVLAALFQEWGLVRPDILAHDFGGATALRAYYLNGLRYGSLTIFDVVALAPWGSPFVQHVRQHEAAFSGMPDYMHRALLQAYLQTAAYTKLTPEALEIYCAPWTGPVGQSAFYRQIAQMDQKYTDEVQGLYAQMDCPVTVLWGQEDVWIPFDKGVSLAGMISARDCIPIAHAGHLVQEDRPEVIVAAVMKTIC; this comes from the coding sequence ATGCTTGAACTTCCAAATACAACTGTGATTGAAGGGAATGCCGTCCGCTGGGGGAGTTGTGGGGAAGGTCCGCCACTTGTGGTGCTTCATGGTACGCCCTTCTCCTCTCAAGTTTGGCGCCGGATCATTCCGCAGTTTACAGACTGCAGGAAGGTCTATTATTTTGACTTGGTGGGCTACGGACAATCGGAGATGCGCGCGGAGCAGGATGTGTCTCTAGCTGTCCAAAACAGAGTGCTCGCGGCTCTTTTTCAAGAATGGGGCTTGGTCAGACCTGATATTCTTGCTCATGATTTTGGAGGTGCAACAGCGCTTCGTGCCTACTATTTGAACGGCCTGCGCTATGGTTCTCTGACAATTTTTGATGTGGTAGCACTCGCGCCGTGGGGCTCTCCGTTTGTGCAGCATGTTCGGCAACATGAAGCTGCGTTTTCCGGAATGCCAGATTATATGCACCGGGCTTTGTTGCAGGCCTATCTGCAAACGGCCGCTTACACCAAACTTACTCCAGAAGCGCTTGAAATCTACTGTGCTCCGTGGACAGGACCTGTTGGTCAGTCTGCTTTTTATCGTCAGATTGCGCAAATGGATCAAAAATATACGGATGAAGTGCAAGGCCTGTATGCGCAGATGGATTGCCCTGTCACTGTCCTTTGGGGGCAAGAGGATGTGTGGATACCCTTTGACAAAGGAGTGAGCTTGGCTGGAATGATTAGCGCCCGTGATTGCATTCCTATCGCACATGCTGGGCATTTGGTGCAAGAAGATCGGCCTGAGGTGATAGTCGCAGCTGTAATGAAAACAATATGTTAG
- a CDS encoding ArsR/SmtB family transcription factor produces MDRSIQIKAIASEPRLTVLRLLSEPQKHFSHQWSADPVEFGVCMTFIADALGVAQPTASRHLDILKQANFINVRKHLKWSYCKKDERSIEEFLGWLGKEVL; encoded by the coding sequence ATGGATAGATCAATACAAATCAAAGCCATCGCCAGCGAGCCAAGACTAACAGTGCTACGGTTGCTGTCAGAGCCGCAAAAACACTTTTCTCACCAATGGTCGGCCGATCCCGTGGAATTTGGAGTGTGCATGACCTTCATTGCAGACGCACTGGGCGTGGCTCAGCCAACAGCAAGCAGGCATTTGGATATCTTGAAGCAGGCAAACTTTATAAACGTCCGCAAACACCTCAAATGGTCGTACTGCAAGAAAGACGAGAGGAGCATTGAGGAGTTCTTAGGCTGGTTGGGAAAGGAAGTCCTATAG